In Lactococcus paracarnosus, a genomic segment contains:
- the thrB gene encoding homoserine kinase encodes MIISVPATSANLGPGFDSVGLAVSLYLNIEVLEPSSNWEIEHRLGKKLPSDERNLLIKTALKVCPDLLPHRLKMTSNIPLARGLGSSSSVIVAGIELANQLGHLELSADTKLAIATKIEGHPDNVAPAIFGGLVIAQSFAGKTSYVAAKMPPTGLLAFIPKYELKTRDSRRVLPSEFAYKEAVAASAISNVAIAALLTGDLKLAGQLMAADRFHEPYRSPLVPEFKMIRQLAEQLGAYTTYLSGAGPTVMVLATPDVIKKIKASLLSEKIAGRLVELKVDTRGIQVKN; translated from the coding sequence TTGATAATTTCAGTGCCAGCGACATCAGCTAATCTTGGGCCAGGGTTTGATTCGGTTGGACTTGCAGTATCGCTTTACCTAAATATAGAGGTGCTTGAGCCATCAAGTAACTGGGAGATTGAGCATCGTCTAGGGAAGAAATTACCTAGCGATGAGCGAAATCTCTTAATCAAGACGGCCTTGAAAGTCTGTCCAGATCTGTTACCTCATCGGCTAAAGATGACCAGTAATATTCCCTTAGCAAGAGGGCTTGGGTCGTCAAGTTCAGTCATTGTGGCTGGGATTGAGTTGGCCAACCAACTCGGACATCTGGAGTTATCAGCTGACACGAAGTTGGCTATCGCGACAAAAATAGAAGGACATCCAGATAATGTGGCACCGGCTATTTTTGGTGGTCTTGTTATTGCCCAAAGTTTTGCTGGTAAGACGAGCTATGTGGCGGCTAAGATGCCTCCGACAGGTTTACTTGCTTTCATCCCAAAATACGAGTTAAAAACAAGAGATTCTCGTCGTGTCTTACCAAGTGAGTTTGCCTATAAAGAAGCAGTCGCAGCAAGCGCCATATCAAACGTTGCCATCGCAGCTCTTCTAACAGGAGATTTAAAGTTGGCTGGTCAACTAATGGCAGCAGATAGGTTTCATGAACCCTATCGTAGTCCACTAGTCCCTGAGTTTAAAATGATTCGTCAACTTGCCGAACAGCTCGGTGCCTATACAACCTATCTGTCAGGGGCAGGGCCTACTGTCATGGTCTTAGCAACACCGGACGTGATAAAAAAAATAAAAGCAAGTCTCTTATCAGAAAAAATAGCTGGTCGACTAGTAGAATTAAAAGTCGATACAAGAGGTATACAAGTTAAAAACTAA